A section of the Pseudomonas sp. FP453 genome encodes:
- the puuE gene encoding allantoinase PuuE — protein MSADYPRDLIGYGSNPPHPHWPGKARIALSFVLNYEEGGERNILHGDKESEAFLSEMVSAQPLQGARNMSMESLYEYGSRAGVWRILKLFKEFDIPLTIFAVAMAAQRHPDVIRAMVDAGHEICSHGYRWIDYQYMDEAQEREHMLEAIRILTELTGERPLGWYTGRTGPNTRRLVMEEGGFLYDCDTYDDDLPYWEPNNPTGKPHLVIPYTLDTNDMRFTQVQGFNKGDDFFDYLKDAFDVLYAEGAEAPKMLSIGLHCRLIGRPARLASLKRFIEYAKGHEQVWFTRRVDIARHWHDTHPFQGAAK, from the coding sequence GTGAGCGCTGACTACCCACGCGACCTGATCGGTTACGGCAGTAACCCTCCTCACCCCCACTGGCCGGGCAAGGCACGCATTGCGTTGTCGTTTGTACTCAACTACGAGGAAGGCGGCGAGCGCAACATCTTGCACGGTGACAAAGAGTCCGAAGCCTTTCTCTCGGAGATGGTCTCGGCCCAGCCGCTGCAAGGTGCGCGCAACATGAGCATGGAGTCGCTGTACGAATACGGCAGCCGTGCCGGCGTGTGGCGCATCCTCAAGCTGTTTAAAGAATTCGATATCCCGCTGACCATCTTCGCCGTGGCCATGGCCGCCCAGCGCCACCCGGATGTGATCCGCGCCATGGTCGACGCCGGCCACGAGATCTGCAGCCACGGCTACCGCTGGATCGACTACCAGTACATGGACGAGGCCCAGGAACGCGAGCACATGCTCGAAGCGATCCGCATCCTCACCGAACTCACCGGCGAACGCCCACTCGGCTGGTACACCGGGCGCACCGGCCCGAACACGCGGCGGCTGGTGATGGAGGAAGGCGGCTTCCTCTACGACTGCGACACCTACGACGACGACCTGCCCTACTGGGAACCCAACAACCCCACCGGCAAGCCGCATCTGGTGATCCCCTACACCCTGGACACCAACGACATGCGCTTCACCCAGGTGCAGGGTTTCAACAAGGGCGATGACTTCTTCGACTACTTGAAAGATGCGTTCGACGTGCTCTACGCCGAAGGCGCCGAGGCGCCGAAGATGCTCTCCATCGGCCTGCACTGCCGCCTGATCGGCCGCCCTGCACGCCTGGCTTCCTTGAAGCGCTTTATCGAATACGCCAAAGGCCACGAACAGGTGTGGTTCACTCGTCGCGTGGACATTGCCCGTCACTGGCACGACACCCACCCGTTCCAGGGAGCTGCCAAATGA
- the uraD gene encoding 2-oxo-4-hydroxy-4-carboxy-5-ureidoimidazoline decarboxylase has protein sequence MTAFKTLKPSTLSRDEFVAAFADIYEHSPWVAEKAYDLGQDPSIDEIETLHQRMSDILLSADHASQLALINAHPDLAGKAAVQGQLTQASTDEQAGAGIHQCTAEEFSRFTELNDAYKAKFKFPFIMAVKGSNRHQILAAFETRIHNSVDTEFKCALAEINKIALFRLLTL, from the coding sequence ATGACCGCCTTCAAGACCCTCAAACCCTCGACGCTGAGCCGCGACGAATTCGTCGCCGCCTTCGCCGATATCTACGAACATTCGCCATGGGTGGCCGAAAAGGCCTACGACCTGGGCCAGGACCCTTCGATCGACGAGATCGAAACCCTGCACCAGCGCATGAGCGACATCCTGTTGAGCGCCGATCATGCCAGCCAGCTGGCCCTGATCAACGCTCACCCGGACCTGGCCGGCAAAGCCGCCGTCCAGGGCCAACTGACCCAAGCCAGCACGGATGAACAGGCTGGCGCGGGGATTCACCAATGCACGGCCGAAGAGTTTTCTCGCTTCACCGAGCTGAACGATGCCTACAAGGCCAAGTTCAAGTTTCCCTTCATCATGGCGGTAAAAGGCAGCAACCGGCATCAGATCCTGGCCGCGTTCGAAACGCGCATCCACAACTCGGTGGACACCGAGTTCAAATGCGCCCTGGCCGAGATCAACAAGATCGCGTTGTTCCGTTTACTGACCCTCTAA